A region of the Clostridium estertheticum subsp. estertheticum genome:
TTTAGAATTAGAAGGGTTCCTTGCAATAAATACTAAATCATATCCTGTCTTTAATATCTCATTATTAAGCCTATAGCTCTCACTTATTAATCTTTTTACTCTACCGCGAATTACGCTGTTTCCTACCTTTTTACTTACAGATATTCCACATCTATTAAGTTCTTTACCATTTTTATAAATATATAATACCAATAATAGGTTAGAAAAAGATTTTCCTCTTCTATATACTGTTCTAAATTCAGTATTCTTTCTAATTCTGTACTTCTTAACATTAATCTTCATATTAGCCGCCCTCTTTTCCGCAAATTGCAGAAAAAGGCCACATTAGCGGCCCTTATGCTGTCAATCTTTTTCTACCTTTTTGTCTTCTTTTTTGAAGAATATTTCTGCCAGAAGCGGTTTTCATTCTCTTTCTGAATCCGTGCTCTTTTTTTCTTTGTCTTTTTTTCGGTTGGTAAGTCATGAACATATCTGCTACACCCCCTCATTTAACCATACAGCATAGCAATCATCTTTCAATCGCATATTTATGGTTTTACTATTAGATTATATAGTCACATACGCGTCTTGTCAAGATAAGCATTTTTATTAGTATTGTTAATATTTTTTATATTTATATGTTTTTTTGTGGATAACTTCTTGAACACCTTGTTATTTTTTGATATTATATAAGAATGAACTGTGTATAACCTGTTTTTTAATAAAGTTATTCACAACTTGTGGACAAAACTGTGAATAACTACTACAATATTGTCTTAAACTTCTTTTTACTAATATACTTTTTACTATATTAGCGTATTTATTCTTTATTTTATCTGTTAATAACTTTTTTTTATATATTGTTAACAATTTATGATTAGCTAAACATATAAACATAGTTATTAACATGTGTATATTTTTAACGCTACTTATCAACAGCTTTCAGTATATTAATTTATTGTTTATAACTCTGTTTATATATTGTTTGTTTTTACAT
Encoded here:
- the rnpA gene encoding ribonuclease P protein component, which produces MKINVKKYRIRKNTEFRTVYRRGKSFSNLLLVLYIYKNGKELNRCGISVSKKVGNSVIRGRVKRLISESYRLNNEILKTGYDLVFIARNPSNSKNYKEIESALTKLLKKAGLINNEKNTYTGYKML
- the rpmH gene encoding 50S ribosomal protein L34, translating into MFMTYQPKKRQRKKEHGFRKRMKTASGRNILQKRRQKGRKRLTA